gttgaaattataattatttttttaaagaaacatgtaaTAATATGTTTACACCTACTATAAATGTGaacagtttacaaaaaaaaagggggggctTTAAATCAGATCTAACAATGCCACTCTATTTAATAAACTcatacatttaaacaaaaaagaaaaagaaaaaaaaactttacatttatgTATGATACCAAATTAATATCCTGTGATAAAAAGCTCTTAATTCCTTAGTGGCATCttagaacaaatatatttttgaatcaaaatttagagcTCTGCAGTCACATAATATACATTAATGTTCTTGCCAGTTTTATAActtgattttaaaagagaaatgtttAAAGATGaacaaagtgaaatattttaaagctgtaaatattgttttatcaatAAGTTAATGGAATTTTGTATACTTGATGAAATCAGTTAGAAGTtttctatttgataaaaaataagaaaaaaaaccctctcGCAAcatgtatgaaatgaaaaatccAAATCTTTTAAATgccttctttataaaaattttattatctattttgaaaaatcttgtaGTTATTTCATGGACAATTTCATTGAACTCTTATTATTTCCAATTCTtgatataaggaataaaaaatcattcatttgtgTTGTTTCAAATAAGCATATTGTTAAACCTGAATCTTATGATTGGTATTGATAAAACAAAGATTGAAATTTGACTTATAACATTTACAAGGTTATGGCTTTCCTTAGTCTAAAAGTCTTAGATGTAATCAAGTGTTATGGATTCTAAATGTAACTGAGAATTATATTGATATTCTAATCAAGCTTCTGTGTAAATACATCAATGCAGTGTTGTGTGTAATAGATCACATTGGAATGATTATTTCTTTagtatactttaattttaatatcagtgTACTTTTGTGATCATCTTTAATATCTGTATAACAGATAtgatccaattaaaaaaaacagttttaattttcagTGAAATCTTTCATTGCTTCCTAGCAAGATTAGTTTCACTAATGGCTTGCATATTATTAGGATTTTATATCAGTGTAAAAATTAAGGCAGATTTGATTATGAAATCAATATAGAACATTTTATGTTCCACCTATTAGTGTCAGTTTACACTTATTGCATAAGATTGtagttgtatttattatttttcattctcttgtattcaaagagaaaatattataagtatccaaaaattcaaatttgaaatgcttctgaatatccatattttagatttttgttaatccaaaaaaacaatttttggattTATGCTAGCTTAGATATAGATGAATATGCAGTGACTAAGACAGATAAAAGGTGGCATGTAGTTTTTGTACCAAAATTATGGATTTCCATTTAACAGTGATTAAAACCCATTAGTGGCAAATCTGTCTGTCTATATATCAGAACAtgtgataatttcaaaatgcaaaagactaggtggatgaaatttgacatatgactcgttaaaattgtagattttcaccaaattctaaatcaaatccattataaatttaaGTGCCTGTCATTCTGTATACTCTTGCATTTAtgcatatgatattttaaaaatgcaatgatttggataaatgaaatttattatatattcttgtCATCGAAATTTGGATCTGCATATAATTTCTGTTGAAGAGAAAATATCTAGAACACATTATCAGTTTCATCATCATATTACAAAAACactttattatgaatataatattggGGCAGACTATTTCTGAAATTTGTGTGTTGCATTTTTCATATGTTTGTGAATTAGCATTGAtgcatcataaatatatttagtattgcatcattttatctttcatattgtattattatttcaatgattcttaaagccagattttttttatatcactgtacttttaatatatactgtaaatattttaatcatttatttactttaagttttaatttccaaaattttattattatctgaattattataatatatcaatgttttttgcttgcattaattttatgatttttgattttagaataaaactgAACTGGCTGTTTGGATGTTTTAAGATAACTGGAACACTTTGCTACAacaaattgtgatattttttaacatttaaatctgTATTCCGATTTCAGTTATTtctgaaacagaaatattttgtatttaaagtgttACATTCAAAACTGCAATGAATTCAACAATAAGTACAAATTTCTTACATGTTGATAATAATCAAACATCTGAACCTTTATAtgtgattgaaaaatataataagtattttgataaattttatgatgttagtgtctattttttcttttctcttttttcccGTTACTATTTATTAGGTGGATGCTTTTTCCTTAACATAATAATTAGTTCATCAACTCGTGCAAGAAAACAATCTCAGTGctgtttatatcttttattaatttatggtaTACTAAATAATTTTCCACCTCCTGTGGTTTATGAACTTGTTCttagtaatgatttttattctatacttAATATCTCTCCTGAGATACCTAAAAATCTATCTGTTTTCATTCGCATTTTATCCACATATATGATGGTTGCATTTGCCTTCAATTGTTACCATATTGTTTTCAGAGATTCAACAAATAACAAATACTCGAAGCTTTACATATATTTCTCAATCACACTTGTtctcatttttagtttattgttaACTTTGCTTCTGTGGTTTCTCCGTTATTCTTTGTTTGATGAATCAAATCCATATTGTCGTTTCCATATCATGTCTTCCCTACAGACTTTGTATTGCCCTGAAACTACCTATTGGCTGgtgtttattctatttatttacattattcctATTCTTATTCCATTTCTTGTATATCCAAAAGTAATTTATGAGGTTGTAACAAAATATGAATTCTATGAATGtggttatgtaaaatatttagttgaCAATAATcggaaaaagtatttatttcgtCCTGATTATCGATTTTTGAAACTATCTTTTGCAATAACTTTGGTTTTTCTGCTTACAAATATTCCATTTgttgtaatagaaattttatgtattctgaaattcaaaattaatatgatgACCGCTATTTGCTTTGAAATCATAGCACGTTATTGTCCTGCTTTATATCCTtggatttgtataaaatttaaacgcaGAAGTGgagaatatttttccatttcatttcgcGAATTCATGCACCCAGATCTGTACATAAAAAAGCGTACTTTTGGAACATCTTTACTTGTTGATTGTGAAGCTGCCATAAAAGAACAAGAAGAACTTCTCAAAGTAATGAGAGTAAACGTCAAAACAGTTCCTAAAACTGAAGTTAAAaccaaaattacaaatgaaattcaaGCTCACAGTGAGGAATTGCAATCTTGAATTCCTGAAAGTtttggaaaacattaaaaaatgaacataCTCCTTATGTAGTCCTCacgttttcaatttataaaaagggCCGAATTATTAAAATCGAAAGATCTATAAACTTActtttgatagattaatattttttttaatttatttatgagcactttaaaaatttatcaagaaagggaaaggagtattaaaaaaaatgtatcatttctacatgatgttgaaaattattttgttatgaattcaaatatttaacagataGGTGTCATTATGTGCtgtataaaaaacaaatacatttgcTTGTATTTGATCTTCTATTTTAGGAATACAATTCAAACCATAtcttaaattacataatatttaaacaacttttaaaatttattttaaatcaatctaattctttcatttcaaagtaTACAAGGATAGCAATGATAGTGAGGCAAATCGATGAAATTCATTGTAATCTCTTGTCTATTCAAGGgcttataaatacatttatgcctcattttttgcacttaaaatacataaatttataaaaagtattctttgcagtatatatatatgaaagtattCTTTCTCACCATCAACTAAAGATTACtcacattttaaatatcaatttgaattattgcttataaaaattaagagttaaaatataagaaaacttatgtgttcagaatttttattttacagcaactgtaaaactgttattttatatACTGTTTAAAATCTGCTCCTATAATTTAAAACAgcttttatatctaaataaagatcaacactttttaaaagcaactttatgcatttcaaaaatttcttacatttttttagtacTGGTTCAAAATTAATTCTCATTAACTTTCCAAGacctgcatttattttttaccaatatTCATGTTTTGTTCAAAAGCAGACATTCTCATTTATATgtatcttttcttaaaattccattgataaaatattcttggaattttaattttaattacatataaaaaagttacgtttatttacattatgaattttttttccaagagcttaaaattatttgattaaataattgtcTGCTTGAAGagttaaatcattaaaatcaaatacatCTGTATATAATCGAAGATTGGATTTTATTATCTGTTGTCTAAAGTACCTGATGCAACattcaattttgttaattattgaaGTACCTGATTTTAGTATAtggattattatatataatttctttgacAATTATCacagtaatttatttatgatgtacattttgttgtaaatttttttagttagatATTTGTTCTACTAATCTTATGTTAAATGTCagtttattgtaaaaaatgtaaatagtttgtGATTCGTGTTTAGCTGTTTTACAGTAGTCTAGTCTACCTTGTATATACTATGTGTACATAACTGAACCTTAAAAAACTGACccctttgaaattttatgaatatctcagaggaatttttttatattaattttcacaattataaaatattgtatttgaaagatttcaatagttttcagaaaatgaatattttaaaattcaatattctgaatttttttggatgcaattttaaagataaaaatattttctaaaataatttttgtaatgttaatattcaaaacaatttctcagatatttctcttttctttcaatgaaattatatgattttgtaattcaaatCCTTTTCTTGATTGTTgtacataaatttttcataaataaaagacaGAATGATGCTGCATCTAATCTATAGCTCACTTGAAGAGAAAACTTGTATTGCACATCTCATTATCTTATGAATTTTCCACCTAATTTGtggattcacttttttttttttttttcttttttttctaggCATTGactatatttttctacttttcacTTATTTATGTCAGAGACTATTTTAAATTGGACCAAATCGTGTAATAATGAAttaacatgcatttattttactgTATCTGTCAACTTCTTAATGTAACATTTTACCCCAtactaatttttctataattttgtaaCAACTTTGCATTTTTCCTCCTATtacaagatttaaatatttttcattagtgcataaaaagagtattacattgttgaaatttatatttattttgtattctatttttcTCATTTGTCATTTAACAGTATTTTATCCGTtgtattctaattaatattaatagtgtGTATGtgcattttgtataaaatttaactatagcTATAGATTATACTTATTCATACATTTACTATTtacattgtcattttttaaatgatgtatctACTAtgtaaagtattataaataacaactgaaatttgaaattttttttcaaatttcttgtatcaaaaaatgtatttgtcaaatttctaatttacttgTATATTGATCATTATACTTGTATGAATATAATGAAgcgataataaaataaaatgtgtcacctaattaataaaaactttcatttagcTCATTTACATCTTTCTTGCCGGCGTTCTGgtataggggtagtgcgtcttccccatgatctgggcatggttgttcttctgcgttctatctgtgaggtgtgtgaatgtgacGTATGAAGTAGCtgagttgtactcttggccctagctggTGCTGCTGAAAAAACGAGAGGCactcacttggcttaaatcgctgacagatctgtcagcggccttgtaaagtgccataagtaacaacaacatctTTTTTACTTTGTTAGTGAAGAGTTTCTTTAACAATTACCATGATGTTCTGttatgaaattaagtttttttctttatttgcacTCTGCAAATGTTATATACCACAAcaaatttcttcatataatatGTATTCATAATATCTCCAAACTTGATTTGTGCTTTGGAATCAAgatatctttttctttatttttactatatttagtactctattctgtatattttattattaacaatttcaatttgctttttgtatttaatttaaacaggTATATCAGATTTGataatcatttaacatttttggaaacttATATTTGTGAGAATACAGCCATAGTACACAAACCGCATATTATTTGTTCATAATCATGGAAGTTAATTTTTCTCAGAGAATTCAGCTTGATCCAAGGCATGTCTGCATCTCCAGTTAAATTAGTCCAATGTTTTAAAACAACTAAACCGAAAATTCTTATTATGCTCTCTTGAATGATTCTTAAGTGTGTAAAAGCTTTAAAAGCATAGagtttaattgattaaatgttttattaaaataatctatgttaatgtaatctaaaatGCTGCCAAGATAGATGGATGTATGGGTTGTTCGAAAAAGTGGTACAAGCATCCCCCCCTTTTCTTTTTGTGGGGCATCAATTGTAGAAAGCACTTTTTTCTGTGGAAGTCTATATTAAAAAggtgaaacaatttttatacaatctcatagtataaaaagTACTACCATTTAGGAATCTTATCAATAATTCTGTCGCAAAATCAATTCTGATGTTAAATAATTGCATTG
Above is a genomic segment from Argiope bruennichi chromosome 1, qqArgBrue1.1, whole genome shotgun sequence containing:
- the LOC129966694 gene encoding uncharacterized protein LOC129966694, yielding MNSTISTNFLHVDNNQTSEPLYVIEKYNKYFDKFYDVSVYFFFSLFSRYYLLGGCFFLNIIISSSTRARKQSQCCLYLLLIYGILNNFPPPVVYELVLSNDFYSILNISPEIPKNLSVFIRILSTYMMVAFAFNCYHIVFRDSTNNKYSKLYIYFSITLVLIFSLLLTLLLWFLRYSLFDESNPYCRFHIMSSLQTLYCPETTYWLVFILFIYIIPILIPFLVYPKVIYEVVTKYEFYECGYVKYLVDNNRKKYLFRPDYRFLKLSFAITLVFLLTNIPFVVIEILCILKFKINMMTAICFEIIARYCPALYPWICIKFKRRSGEYFSISFREFMHPDLYIKKRTFGTSLLVDCEAAIKEQEELLKVMRVNVKTVPKTEVKTKITNEIQAHSEELQS